A portion of the Pedobacter cryoconitis genome contains these proteins:
- a CDS encoding non-ribosomal peptide synthetase, translating to MEFFLKQLSEKKIKLSVINDDLQIEAPKGTVTPELLKEIKLNKEAILLNLKSSLAKKYYAGIPKTAISSSYPLAHSQKRFWISENLEAKASTHLISGAFLLKGALDAGKLENSFHVLVQRHEILRTIFLKDKDGNACQQVIPFHAANYQLELADFSAAKDPAAASKNKIEERIKDKFQLDQLPLIRIGLFSLADNQWHLYFSMHHIISDGWSMEILIRELIFGYRDIETFSTLPALNIQYKDFADWQLKYLASENGTQSREYWKKTFENGIPLFDLPSQYSRPAVQSNQGKIESRELQTDFVEKLIAYAQLNQCSLFNVLFAGVSVLLYRYTAQREFVLGTPVAGRNHVELENQIGPYLNLLPLKVDIDPEKSFSGILKEIKASTNITFEHQYYPFDLIVENLGIKKELSRSPLFDIMVSLREDFMHQTKELNFEDELTITAMGITHDVSRLDIIFNFAKKADHLVLNIEYRTDLFEHSFILQLAAHLITLLSGLIEKDHLPVSRINYLTPVKEQDSAIANIPVATLALLDAQKEVSAENIAVSHGEEQLTYHQLYQLADQFGTYLKEYGEVKKGDFVAISLPHSIPAIWSFLSVLRIGAVYVPVDPGYPASRIDYILKDCNSKFLINEEIIHQFLSTRATYLPGKPEAVGMTDLAYVIYTSGTTGNPKGVLLTHQNLSRHTQVILGHIKDFPDQIKMLNHASYSFDISLFEILPPLLSGGELIIINRFDILGGENQMAILSKTTHIQIIPSFLEQLIGSVPEQDRIKAFTAIRHIHIGGDAVQTLHLLNIKKYFEHAVIHELYGPTETTIWCTKKTYPVGPDDQQHLNGKIIGQPVTGYIVYILDDYLQTVPDWVCGELYIGGDGVASGYLNKEELTAKQFIPNPFEKGGRLYKTGDLVRRLRNGDLEFLGRKDEQVKIRGYRIELGEVEHAILSSPEVNDAVLVVKTSETGDKELVAYIVSDKQPDIYELRRHLLEILPRYMLPSHFVALTELPLTPNGKVDKKALPDPDNSTLPDDAHNPSFVDARTAQERILISVWEDVLKKNRIGIRDDFYNSGGDSIKSIQIVSRLKQKGYQLKIEHVLGFPVLERMAGFMNQEETIADQSVILGPVVMTPVQHYFFSQKLNNYQHYNQSVVLKSTQRLDTALLRKCMVELANHHDALRMVFKKQNDKWEQFNQDVYGDNFTILYTDLREHENGVAEMGTIAEKLQAGFQLETGPLITAGHFSLNDGDRVVLIIHHLVVDGMSWRILLEDLALLYSSYIKSENHVLPLKTDSFQRWAFLLQEMARSEQFEPEKEYWEQVLNQFVMPFPKDIDTAQSARIDRHITFSLDRSITEILKSGVHHAYNTEINDILLSCLAIAIKKVFGIAKSRVKMEGHGREQILQDADISRTVGWFTTMYPYVLAVSGSTHAQDSLVKVKEDLRRIPNKGIGYGMLNYLRDDFHHPMDAAVLFNYLGDFDNTLPEDKDSALEFSSEYIGRNNMEEATDDILLSVSGMLVAGELTMSLGYASNTYHAHTIERLSASYKEALIGLIDHLANTLQPKVTPWDLTFKDLSMEELAEINKDNNVEDIYSLSPLQQGIYYHCLADQFSPMYFEQMSYRIKAPGLNIESVRKAYDKLVERHGVLRTGFRNDLREEPLQIVWKYAPSNFTFKEIPAGIPAAAFIEQEKLNDRELGFNLESSSQMRLLVIAHGNEDYEFIWSNHHIIIDGWCMGVLIKDFYQLLNALDHNLPPDLPTPVPYSGYISWLNQIDEQKSRRYWENYLSGYTKIAGVPYQKTAVAQPVYQQAKQILKIEGDAYTQLQSFCNELGITQNTFIQGAWGYLLSRYNDVEDVVFGAVVSGRPASLSGVEDMVGLFINTIPVRVNYQDIETPAELLKKLNREAITGNEHHYINLSEIQSVSELKAQLINHIMIFENYPIADLLKEDLELKNENQELSIIAADAFEQTNYDLNVVVVPLENTLSIQFKYNSNIYLEKGMQELTGHLESIISQFANNPNSSLDAIALLAEDEKYQLIEQFNNTQKLFHQNKRITDLFEEQVKINPDGIALITADGDFTFSALNLLRQSYSAYFVHTLKIKTGDRMLISLTHDQHLVAVLLAVNKIGAVSVPVDPVTPAERIAFIYKDSDSAALIDTNTLALADLKNSANPVQDTLLILTEDPGFIIYTSGSTGLPKGVLLTASGLMNRLNWMWEAYPFQKGEVCCAKTSISFVDHICELFGPLLKGIPLVLYPREQLLDIKYFINSLHTHKITRLLLVPSLLKAMLSYPALFKDKLQNICLWSCSGEELKLQLVQQFYDTVQNENAHLINIYGSTEVTADATYYDTIAYNNADVIVSSSDSVPIGKPIANSKIYILDQWLRPLPIGVPGEICISGTVVSSGYLHQEQGEDKFVRSPFEPSAFLYKTGDLGKWMPDGNLVYSGRKDNQVKIRGHRIELAEIEYSVLKNEQITDAVVLAIKEQGTDEIELAVYFTSNTETDPSEIKQFLKDALPDYMIPAYFFQVEEIPLNTNGKVDKHALAQLKNTEITGKTYVAPGNDIQVRLVKIWESVLKKDKISITANFFELGGHSIKAMNILSKINKEFNLDMNIKNVFHYPVIEDLSVFIDFIQKQKEVRAKGAAFREIDL from the coding sequence ATGGAGTTTTTTTTAAAACAGCTCAGTGAAAAGAAAATCAAATTATCAGTAATTAATGATGACTTGCAAATTGAAGCACCAAAAGGTACAGTCACTCCTGAATTATTAAAGGAAATTAAATTAAATAAGGAAGCTATACTCCTGAATTTAAAATCTTCCTTAGCTAAGAAATATTATGCTGGAATTCCGAAAACGGCAATTTCCAGCAGTTATCCTTTAGCACACTCTCAAAAGAGGTTTTGGATAAGTGAAAATCTTGAAGCTAAAGCAAGTACACATCTGATTTCAGGTGCATTTTTATTAAAAGGAGCTTTAGACGCAGGAAAGCTGGAGAACTCCTTCCATGTGCTGGTCCAGAGGCATGAAATTTTAAGAACTATTTTTCTAAAAGATAAAGATGGGAATGCCTGTCAGCAAGTAATTCCTTTTCATGCGGCAAACTATCAGCTAGAGTTAGCTGACTTCTCTGCAGCCAAAGACCCGGCAGCGGCTTCTAAAAATAAGATTGAAGAAAGGATAAAAGATAAATTCCAGTTAGACCAGTTACCACTCATCCGGATTGGTTTATTCAGCTTAGCTGACAATCAATGGCACCTTTATTTTTCCATGCACCACATTATCAGTGATGGCTGGTCAATGGAAATACTCATCAGAGAATTGATATTTGGTTATCGGGATATTGAAACCTTCAGTACGCTGCCAGCATTGAATATTCAATACAAAGATTTTGCGGACTGGCAGCTTAAATATCTGGCATCCGAAAATGGAACTCAATCCCGGGAATACTGGAAGAAAACATTCGAGAACGGGATTCCTTTATTTGATCTTCCTTCTCAATATTCACGTCCGGCTGTTCAATCGAATCAAGGTAAGATAGAAAGCCGTGAACTCCAAACAGACTTCGTTGAAAAATTGATAGCTTACGCTCAGCTCAATCAATGTAGTTTATTTAATGTCCTGTTTGCCGGCGTATCGGTATTGCTGTACAGATACACTGCACAAAGAGAATTCGTTTTGGGTACGCCCGTGGCAGGAAGAAATCATGTGGAGCTGGAAAATCAGATTGGACCTTATTTGAATTTATTGCCCTTAAAGGTGGATATAGATCCTGAAAAATCTTTCTCAGGTATCCTTAAGGAAATTAAAGCCAGTACAAATATTACGTTTGAACATCAATATTACCCTTTTGATTTGATTGTTGAAAATCTTGGGATTAAAAAGGAACTAAGCCGCTCTCCGTTATTTGACATCATGGTCTCTTTAAGGGAAGACTTTATGCATCAAACAAAGGAACTGAATTTTGAAGATGAGCTCACGATTACTGCCATGGGAATAACCCATGATGTTTCCAGGCTTGATATCATTTTTAATTTTGCAAAAAAAGCAGACCATTTAGTTTTAAACATCGAATACCGGACAGATCTTTTTGAGCATTCATTTATCTTGCAGCTGGCAGCTCATTTAATCACCCTTTTGTCGGGCCTTATTGAAAAGGATCACTTACCAGTTTCGCGCATCAATTACCTGACACCAGTCAAAGAACAGGATTCAGCTATAGCAAATATTCCCGTAGCTACTTTAGCTCTGCTGGACGCCCAGAAAGAAGTTTCAGCAGAAAATATTGCTGTTTCGCATGGAGAGGAACAGTTGACTTACCATCAATTATATCAGCTGGCAGATCAGTTTGGAACTTATCTGAAAGAATATGGTGAGGTTAAAAAAGGTGATTTTGTAGCAATCAGCCTTCCGCATTCTATTCCGGCTATCTGGAGCTTTCTTTCTGTTTTAAGAATTGGAGCAGTATATGTTCCGGTTGATCCAGGGTACCCTGCATCCAGAATAGACTATATCCTGAAGGATTGCAATAGTAAATTTCTGATCAATGAAGAGATAATCCACCAATTTCTGTCCACAAGAGCTACCTATTTACCTGGAAAACCTGAAGCGGTCGGAATGACTGATCTTGCCTACGTAATTTATACCTCAGGGACGACAGGAAATCCTAAAGGTGTCTTATTAACACATCAGAATTTAAGCAGGCATACGCAGGTGATCCTCGGACATATCAAAGATTTTCCTGATCAGATTAAAATGCTGAACCATGCATCTTATTCATTTGACATCTCCTTGTTTGAAATACTTCCACCGCTGCTTTCAGGAGGGGAACTGATTATCATTAACCGTTTTGACATCCTGGGCGGGGAAAACCAAATGGCTATTTTATCAAAAACTACCCATATCCAGATTATCCCTTCATTTTTAGAACAGCTGATCGGTTCGGTTCCTGAGCAAGATAGAATCAAAGCCTTTACTGCTATCAGGCATATTCATATTGGTGGTGATGCTGTGCAAACTTTACATTTGCTCAACATCAAAAAATATTTTGAACATGCCGTAATCCATGAATTATATGGGCCTACAGAAACAACGATCTGGTGTACTAAAAAAACATATCCGGTTGGTCCGGACGATCAGCAGCATTTAAATGGAAAGATCATCGGTCAGCCTGTTACCGGTTATATTGTCTATATCCTGGATGATTATCTGCAAACTGTACCGGATTGGGTATGCGGGGAATTGTACATTGGCGGGGATGGTGTAGCATCAGGCTATTTAAATAAAGAAGAACTGACCGCTAAACAATTCATCCCTAATCCTTTTGAAAAAGGCGGGCGTCTGTATAAAACAGGCGATTTAGTGAGAAGGCTCAGAAATGGCGATCTTGAATTCTTAGGAAGAAAAGATGAACAGGTAAAAATCAGAGGATACCGGATAGAATTAGGAGAAGTGGAACATGCTATTCTTTCCAGTCCTGAAGTCAATGATGCCGTGCTTGTGGTTAAGACCTCAGAAACAGGGGATAAAGAGCTTGTTGCCTATATCGTTTCCGACAAGCAGCCAGACATTTATGAACTGAGAAGACATTTGCTGGAAATCTTACCTAGGTATATGCTTCCTTCTCATTTTGTGGCACTGACAGAACTTCCATTGACCCCTAACGGAAAAGTGGATAAAAAAGCACTGCCGGATCCTGACAACAGTACTTTACCAGATGATGCGCACAATCCCTCTTTTGTAGATGCCAGAACAGCGCAAGAGCGGATATTGATCAGTGTATGGGAAGATGTCCTCAAAAAAAATAGAATAGGAATAAGAGACGATTTTTATAATTCAGGGGGCGACTCCATCAAATCGATACAAATTGTATCTCGTCTGAAACAGAAGGGATATCAATTGAAAATAGAACATGTTCTGGGATTTCCCGTACTGGAGAGAATGGCTGGATTCATGAATCAGGAAGAGACAATAGCTGACCAGTCAGTGATCCTTGGTCCGGTAGTAATGACCCCTGTACAGCACTATTTTTTTAGCCAGAAGCTGAATAATTATCAGCATTACAATCAATCAGTCGTCTTGAAAAGTACACAGCGGCTGGATACTGCACTGCTCAGGAAATGTATGGTTGAACTCGCAAACCATCACGATGCTTTGCGTATGGTTTTCAAGAAGCAAAATGACAAATGGGAACAGTTCAATCAGGATGTCTATGGTGACAATTTTACTATACTATATACTGATTTAAGGGAGCATGAAAATGGGGTAGCTGAAATGGGTACCATAGCTGAAAAACTGCAGGCAGGTTTTCAGCTGGAAACAGGGCCACTAATCACTGCAGGGCATTTCAGCTTAAATGATGGGGACAGGGTTGTGCTTATTATTCATCATTTAGTAGTGGATGGAATGTCCTGGAGGATTTTACTCGAAGATCTTGCACTCCTTTACAGCAGTTATATAAAGTCTGAAAATCATGTATTACCCTTAAAGACTGACTCTTTTCAACGCTGGGCATTTCTACTACAGGAAATGGCCAGATCTGAGCAATTTGAACCAGAGAAGGAATATTGGGAACAGGTTCTTAACCAATTTGTTATGCCCTTTCCAAAAGATATTGATACTGCTCAGTCTGCACGTATAGATCGCCATATAACTTTTAGCCTGGACAGGTCAATCACAGAAATACTTAAGTCTGGTGTGCACCATGCTTACAATACAGAAATCAACGATATTTTATTGAGCTGCCTGGCTATTGCCATAAAAAAAGTCTTTGGGATAGCTAAAAGCAGGGTGAAAATGGAGGGACATGGTAGAGAACAAATTTTACAGGATGCTGATATCAGCAGGACAGTAGGCTGGTTTACAACAATGTATCCTTATGTCTTAGCAGTATCAGGCTCAACTCATGCGCAAGATAGTCTGGTCAAAGTTAAAGAAGACCTGAGACGAATACCCAACAAAGGAATCGGATATGGGATGCTTAACTATCTCAGAGATGATTTTCATCATCCTATGGATGCAGCTGTTTTATTTAATTATCTGGGCGATTTTGACAATACCCTGCCAGAGGATAAAGACTCAGCGCTGGAGTTTTCCAGTGAATATATAGGGCGCAACAATATGGAGGAGGCTACAGACGATATCTTGCTCAGTGTCTCAGGAATGTTGGTTGCTGGCGAGCTGACGATGTCTCTGGGGTATGCTTCAAACACCTATCATGCCCATACTATAGAAAGGCTTTCAGCCAGTTATAAAGAAGCGCTTATCGGTCTTATCGATCATCTAGCAAATACTTTACAGCCAAAGGTTACTCCGTGGGATCTGACCTTCAAAGATTTGAGTATGGAAGAGCTGGCGGAAATCAATAAGGATAATAATGTAGAAGATATTTATAGCCTTTCTCCATTACAACAGGGAATTTATTACCATTGCCTGGCAGATCAGTTTTCACCCATGTACTTTGAGCAAATGTCTTATCGCATTAAAGCTCCCGGATTGAATATTGAATCTGTAAGAAAGGCCTATGATAAACTGGTGGAAAGACATGGAGTGCTGAGAACAGGTTTCAGAAATGACCTGCGTGAAGAACCTTTGCAAATCGTATGGAAATATGCACCCAGCAATTTCACTTTCAAGGAAATCCCGGCAGGAATACCTGCGGCTGCCTTTATTGAACAGGAAAAATTAAATGACAGGGAATTGGGGTTCAACCTGGAATCCAGCTCTCAGATGAGGCTTCTGGTGATTGCTCATGGAAATGAAGACTATGAATTTATCTGGAGTAACCATCATATTATCATTGACGGATGGTGTATGGGCGTGCTGATCAAAGATTTCTATCAACTCTTAAATGCATTAGACCACAATCTGCCGCCAGATTTACCAACACCCGTACCTTATTCCGGATATATTAGCTGGCTGAATCAGATAGACGAGCAAAAGTCACGGCGTTATTGGGAAAATTATTTATCGGGGTATACTAAAATAGCTGGGGTTCCTTATCAAAAAACCGCTGTAGCGCAACCTGTCTATCAACAAGCAAAACAAATCCTTAAAATTGAAGGTGACGCTTATACTCAGCTACAGTCCTTTTGTAACGAACTGGGAATTACACAAAATACTTTTATCCAGGGAGCCTGGGGATACCTGCTCTCCAGATACAATGATGTTGAAGATGTGGTTTTCGGCGCTGTGGTTTCAGGAAGACCTGCGAGTCTGTCTGGCGTAGAAGACATGGTTGGTTTATTTATCAATACAATTCCTGTCAGAGTGAATTATCAGGACATAGAAACACCAGCAGAACTGCTAAAAAAGCTGAATAGAGAAGCCATAACAGGTAATGAGCATCATTATATTAATTTATCTGAAATTCAATCTGTTAGTGAGCTGAAAGCCCAGCTGATCAACCACATTATGATCTTTGAGAACTATCCGATTGCTGATTTGCTGAAAGAAGACCTGGAGCTGAAAAATGAAAATCAGGAACTCAGTATCATTGCTGCGGATGCATTTGAACAAACCAATTATGACTTAAATGTTGTGGTTGTTCCATTAGAAAATACATTGTCTATTCAATTTAAATACAATAGTAATATTTACCTGGAAAAGGGAATGCAGGAACTGACCGGACATCTGGAATCTATAATCTCTCAGTTTGCAAACAATCCCAATAGTTCGCTGGATGCAATAGCGCTGCTTGCTGAAGATGAAAAATACCAGCTTATTGAGCAATTTAACAATACTCAGAAATTATTTCATCAAAATAAGCGGATAACTGATCTTTTTGAAGAGCAGGTTAAAATCAACCCGGATGGAATTGCATTGATAACTGCAGACGGTGATTTTACATTTAGTGCACTGAATCTGTTACGTCAAAGCTACTCCGCCTATTTCGTCCATACGCTAAAAATAAAAACAGGAGATCGCATGCTGATCTCTTTAACTCATGATCAGCATTTGGTTGCAGTTTTACTGGCCGTGAATAAAATTGGGGCTGTTAGTGTTCCTGTTGACCCTGTAACCCCGGCAGAACGAATTGCTTTTATTTATAAAGATAGTGACAGTGCTGCATTGATAGACACAAATACGCTGGCCCTTGCAGACTTAAAGAATTCTGCTAATCCTGTACAAGATACTTTGCTGATCCTAACAGAAGATCCCGGGTTTATTATTTACACTTCCGGATCAACAGGCCTGCCTAAAGGTGTACTGCTTACAGCGTCTGGTTTGATGAACAGGTTGAACTGGATGTGGGAAGCATATCCTTTTCAAAAAGGGGAGGTTTGCTGTGCAAAAACATCCATAAGTTTTGTGGATCATATTTGTGAATTATTCGGGCCTTTATTAAAAGGGATCCCCTTAGTACTTTACCCCCGGGAGCAATTATTGGATATAAAATATTTTATAAACAGCCTTCATACGCATAAGATCACGAGACTATTACTGGTACCCTCATTGCTAAAAGCGATGCTGAGTTATCCTGCTTTATTCAAAGATAAACTGCAAAATATCTGCTTATGGTCTTGTAGTGGTGAAGAACTTAAGCTTCAGCTTGTGCAGCAGTTTTATGATACAGTTCAAAATGAAAACGCCCATTTAATTAATATATACGGGTCGACCGAAGTTACCGCAGATGCGACCTATTATGACACAATTGCTTACAACAATGCTGATGTAATAGTTTCCTCTTCCGATAGTGTTCCTATTGGAAAACCAATAGCCAATTCAAAAATATATATTCTGGATCAATGGCTAAGGCCTTTACCGATAGGGGTTCCAGGTGAAATTTGTATTTCAGGGACTGTTGTCTCCTCAGGATACCTGCATCAGGAACAAGGAGAAGATAAATTTGTCCGCAGTCCTTTTGAGCCTTCAGCATTCCTCTATAAAACTGGTGATCTTGGGAAATGGATGCCAGACGGAAACCTTGTGTATTCCGGAAGAAAGGATAACCAGGTAAAAATCAGGGGGCATAGAATTGAGCTGGCTGAAATTGAATATTCTGTTTTAAAAAATGAGCAAATAACAGATGCAGTTGTGCTAGCCATAAAAGAACAGGGAACTGATGAAATAGAACTGGCTGTCTATTTTACCTCAAACACGGAAACTGATCCTTCAGAAATTAAGCAATTTTTAAAAGATGCACTTCCGGATTACATGATTCCTGCTTATTTTTTCCAGGTAGAGGAAATTCCATTAAATACCAATGGTAAGGTTGATAAACATGCGCTTGCTCAATTAAAAAACACAGAGATTACTGGTAAAACTTATGTTGCTCCCGGAAACGATATACAAGTCAGGCTAGTAAAGATCTGGGAGAGTGTTTTGAAAAAAGACAAAATAAGTATTACAGCCAACTTCTTTGAATTGGGGGGGCACAGTATTAAGGCTATGAATATTTTATCAAAAATAAACAAGGAATTTAACCTGGACATGAATATTAAAAATGTATTTCACTATCCTGTAATTGAGGACCTGTCAGTATTTATAGACTTTATACAAAAGCAAAAAGAAGTCAGAGCAAAAGGAGCTGCTTTCAGGGAGATAGATTTATGA
- a CDS encoding non-ribosomal peptide synthetase, with translation MNKNQDSEELNGLFINHQTIISFFKLIKEKFSQKTAVIYQGNSLNYEELDQLSDQLANYMHSRNEINAGDYIGVKLEKSEYLIAVILAVIKSGCAYVPIDPGYPAQRIQFIENDSNCKFIFDKNELEKALSSPRNNQKLETVISPDATAYVIYTSGTTGNPKGVVISHRNLINLLFAPGTPFDLKSSDVWTMFHSHCFDFSVWEIFCPLLTGGTLIVLDHALVRDPVQVKQVIEDYGVTMFSQTPSSFYMLTPAFKSAFKENKLRYIFFGGEALSPMQLSWWHSAYPELNFLNLYGTTETTIHVTAKLITDREIDNNTSNIGKALPGYFCYVLGKHREKLPFGTEGELAVGGAGLSCSYLNNETLTHEKYIDNPYSENKEDKLYLTGDIVKKLPDGELIYVGRKDRQVKIRGHRIELSEIELALLTKPGISYVRITTTDQENGQSELLVFLISAFTEHADELAEFLKNKLPGHMIPLHYIQLEEIILNSNGKLDEKLLLEKYALLSVNPRQKIAPRDTVDEKVLEIWYKKLGISGLGIDHNLFEIGGNSLKSISIMNEVNEVFGLSLPLGNLLGDFTIRHIADEINKVLLNSANETEDNNDDQEKEIFSI, from the coding sequence ATGAATAAGAATCAGGATTCAGAAGAACTGAATGGTCTATTTATAAATCATCAAACAATTATCAGCTTTTTTAAGCTTATCAAAGAGAAATTCAGCCAAAAAACTGCAGTAATCTATCAAGGCAACTCACTTAATTATGAGGAATTAGATCAACTTTCTGATCAGCTGGCAAACTATATGCACAGCAGAAACGAAATTAATGCCGGTGATTACATCGGCGTCAAGTTAGAAAAAAGTGAATACCTGATTGCTGTTATTCTGGCGGTTATAAAATCAGGATGCGCTTATGTACCCATTGATCCTGGTTATCCGGCTCAGCGCATACAATTTATTGAGAATGACAGCAATTGTAAGTTTATATTCGATAAAAATGAATTAGAAAAGGCACTAAGCAGTCCCCGAAACAATCAAAAATTGGAAACTGTGATTTCTCCGGATGCTACCGCTTATGTGATCTACACATCCGGTACCACTGGTAACCCTAAAGGGGTAGTGATCTCGCATCGTAACCTGATTAACCTGTTATTTGCTCCGGGAACACCTTTCGATTTGAAATCTTCTGACGTCTGGACTATGTTCCATTCTCATTGTTTTGATTTTTCGGTCTGGGAAATCTTTTGCCCGTTACTCACTGGCGGTACCCTGATTGTACTCGATCATGCGCTTGTCCGCGACCCTGTTCAGGTGAAACAGGTTATTGAAGATTACGGTGTAACTATGTTTAGTCAAACGCCATCGTCTTTCTATATGTTGACTCCGGCATTTAAATCCGCATTTAAAGAAAATAAACTTCGCTATATCTTTTTTGGGGGAGAAGCATTATCTCCTATGCAACTTTCCTGGTGGCATTCAGCATACCCTGAATTAAATTTCCTTAATCTTTATGGAACTACAGAAACAACCATCCATGTAACCGCTAAATTAATTACTGACAGAGAGATCGATAACAATACCAGCAATATTGGAAAAGCACTACCTGGTTATTTCTGCTATGTTTTAGGGAAACACAGGGAAAAACTTCCATTTGGTACAGAAGGGGAACTCGCTGTTGGTGGGGCAGGTCTTTCATGCAGCTATCTGAACAATGAAACCCTGACACATGAAAAATATATTGATAACCCTTATAGTGAAAACAAAGAGGATAAATTATACCTCACAGGTGATATTGTGAAAAAGCTACCAGATGGTGAGCTGATTTACGTAGGAAGAAAAGATAGGCAGGTTAAGATCCGGGGACACAGAATAGAACTTTCTGAAATTGAGCTGGCTTTGTTGACTAAACCTGGAATATCTTATGTAAGAATTACAACGACTGATCAGGAAAATGGCCAAAGCGAATTGTTGGTTTTTCTAATCAGTGCCTTCACAGAGCATGCAGATGAGCTTGCAGAGTTTCTGAAAAATAAATTGCCCGGCCATATGATTCCGCTTCATTATATCCAGCTAGAAGAAATCATCTTGAATAGTAATGGAAAACTGGATGAAAAGCTGTTACTGGAAAAATATGCACTCCTTTCTGTCAACCCGCGTCAAAAAATTGCCCCAAGAGATACTGTTGATGAGAAGGTTCTGGAAATATGGTATAAAAAACTAGGTATTTCAGGATTAGGTATTGATCATAATCTATTTGAAATAGGCGGGAACAGCCTGAAGTCTATAAGTATCATGAATGAAGTCAATGAAGTTTTTGGACTTAGTTTGCCATTGGGGAACTTATTGGGTGATTTTACCATTCGCCATATTGCCGATGAAATAAATAAAGTCTTATTAAACTCAGCAAATGAAACTGAGGATAATAATGATGATCAGGAAAAAGAAATATTTTCAATATAA